From one Fodinicurvata sp. EGI_FJ10296 genomic stretch:
- a CDS encoding VOC family protein, whose amino-acid sequence MQKITPHLWFDREAEDAARLYASLFPDSAIGTVSRYGKTGQEVHGQPEGQAMTVPFTLAGYDMLGLNGGPHFRFTPAISFFVTLETEEAVNAIWSGLVADGTVLMPLDRYDWSEKYGWLSDRYGVSWQIALGDCAEVGHQAICPSLLFVGAQHGRAEAAMEHYMAVFSTSPAASSTAPTAVDGILRYDGGPDPAGTVKHAQFRLAGETFMAMDSAAAHDFGFTEAVSFMVGCDNQAEVDHYWSGLSAVPDAERCGWLKDRFGVSWQIVPRILPRLLADPDPARSARVMQAMLAMKKIDIEVLKAEHEGR is encoded by the coding sequence ATGCAGAAAATCACGCCCCATCTGTGGTTCGACCGGGAAGCCGAAGACGCCGCCCGGTTGTACGCCTCCCTGTTCCCGGATTCCGCAATCGGCACCGTGAGCCGCTATGGCAAGACCGGTCAGGAGGTGCATGGCCAGCCGGAAGGACAGGCCATGACGGTGCCCTTCACCCTGGCCGGATACGACATGCTGGGGCTGAACGGCGGGCCGCATTTCCGTTTCACCCCTGCGATATCGTTCTTCGTCACCCTGGAAACGGAAGAGGCGGTGAACGCAATATGGTCGGGGCTGGTCGCCGACGGCACCGTCCTGATGCCGCTCGACCGCTATGACTGGTCGGAGAAATATGGCTGGTTGAGCGATCGCTATGGCGTGTCGTGGCAGATCGCGCTCGGCGACTGCGCCGAGGTCGGGCATCAGGCCATCTGCCCGTCCCTGCTGTTCGTCGGCGCCCAACACGGCCGGGCCGAAGCAGCGATGGAGCATTACATGGCTGTTTTCAGCACGTCGCCTGCCGCGTCATCAACCGCGCCCACGGCCGTTGACGGAATCCTGCGCTATGATGGCGGTCCCGATCCGGCCGGAACGGTCAAGCATGCTCAATTCAGGCTGGCGGGCGAGACATTCATGGCAATGGACAGTGCGGCCGCTCACGATTTCGGCTTCACCGAAGCGGTCTCGTTCATGGTCGGCTGCGATAACCAGGCGGAGGTCGATCATTACTGGTCCGGCCTGTCGGCGGTGCCGGATGCCGAGCGCTGCGGCTGGCTCAAGGACCGGTTCGGCGTTTCGTGGCAGATCGTGCCGCGGATCCTGCCCAGGCTTCTCGCGGATCCGGACCCCGCCAGATCCGCCAGGGTAATGCAGGCCATGTTGGCGATGAAAAAGATCGACATCGAGGTGCTCAAAGCCGAACATGAGGGTCGCTGA
- a CDS encoding BrnT family toxin, translated as MLGAEREAGGTFAVSEMERIENGEYRWQTIGLVNGCVMLLVAHTVADDDAIERIRIISARRATGHEVKRYERERR; from the coding sequence GTGCTGGGGGCCGAGCGGGAAGCGGGCGGCACGTTCGCCGTCTCTGAAATGGAACGGATCGAAAATGGCGAATATCGTTGGCAAACTATCGGGCTCGTAAACGGCTGCGTGATGCTGCTGGTTGCCCACACAGTTGCTGACGATGATGCGATCGAACGCATTCGAATTATTTCGGCCCGACGAGCCACAGGCCATGAGGTGAAACGCTATGAGCGCGAACGACGTTAA
- a CDS encoding AlpA family phage regulatory protein: protein MILEELQMEGLAEKPRRPVTRMLRISEVEEMTGLKRPTIYKHVKLGTFPRQQPLGCRAVGWRLDDIVGWLESQGGQAVS, encoded by the coding sequence ATGATACTGGAAGAATTGCAGATGGAAGGGCTCGCGGAAAAGCCCCGCCGACCCGTGACGCGGATGCTGCGCATATCCGAGGTCGAAGAAATGACCGGCCTCAAGCGGCCGACGATCTACAAGCACGTGAAGCTGGGGACATTCCCGCGGCAACAGCCGCTCGGCTGCCGGGCGGTCGGTTGGCGTCTGGACGATATCGTGGGCTGGCTTGAAAGTCAGGGTGGTCAGGCTGTATCGTGA
- a CDS encoding GapR family DNA-binding domain-containing protein, which produces MTTTFSGKSSATAISVVEEPDDTAPMPPANPPIPHFDPDAGISIENDVRRLAARMIDIDKDMAQLRREKLQTVAEAKELGIDTSALKQVVKLQTTPAAERQQAEDTLDAYKRFLGLIPDFAQTPIGAHIAKDHAREAMAKLQSDPALAATAARLVDAFGSVEAARGAIEAVTAMSDQETIAGGGATVTPIGRTGGGRN; this is translated from the coding sequence ATGACCACAACCTTTAGCGGAAAATCCTCCGCCACCGCTATTTCGGTCGTCGAGGAGCCGGATGACACCGCACCGATGCCGCCGGCCAATCCGCCGATTCCGCATTTCGACCCGGATGCCGGCATCAGCATCGAGAACGATGTTCGCCGGCTGGCAGCGCGGATGATCGATATCGACAAGGACATGGCCCAGCTGCGGCGCGAGAAGTTGCAGACGGTCGCCGAAGCCAAGGAACTGGGCATCGACACGTCGGCCCTGAAACAGGTGGTCAAGCTTCAGACGACGCCGGCGGCCGAACGCCAGCAGGCCGAAGACACCCTCGACGCCTACAAGCGGTTCCTCGGCCTGATCCCGGACTTCGCGCAGACGCCGATCGGCGCCCACATAGCCAAGGACCACGCCCGCGAAGCGATGGCGAAGCTGCAATCCGATCCGGCATTGGCGGCGACGGCGGCGCGGTTGGTGGATGCGTTCGGCTCGGTCGAGGCCGCGCGCGGCGCGATCGAGGCCGTCACCGCCATGTCAGATCAGGAAACAATCGCCGGTGGGGGCGCGACAGTCACCCCGATCGGCCGGACCGGTGGGGGGCGGAATTGA
- a CDS encoding BrnA antitoxin family protein yields MSANDVKVTMDPQNPPVLSDDQKAELEALKAKTDAEIDTSYIPELSDDFWRKAVRNPFYKPKKASTTVRIDADVLAWLRAQGPGYQTRINAILRREMEDTLKR; encoded by the coding sequence ATGAGCGCGAACGACGTTAAGGTCACGATGGACCCCCAGAACCCACCGGTGCTCAGCGACGATCAGAAGGCTGAGCTCGAGGCGCTGAAAGCGAAGACAGATGCCGAGATCGATACGTCCTATATCCCGGAACTGTCGGATGATTTCTGGCGAAAAGCGGTGCGCAACCCGTTCTATAAGCCGAAGAAAGCGTCGACCACCGTCCGTATAGATGCCGATGTGCTTGCATGGCTGCGTGCGCAAGGGCCGGGATACCAGACGCGCATTAACGCCATCCTCCGCAGGGAAATGGAAGACACCTTGAAACGCTGA
- a CDS encoding HigA family addiction module antitoxin encodes MRTSPGEILKEEFMEPLGLSGTELARQLNVPANRINDIIRGRQEISADTALRFGRYFGTTARFWLNAQSAYSLSKAEA; translated from the coding sequence GTGCGCACATCCCCAGGCGAAATCCTGAAAGAGGAATTCATGGAGCCGCTGGGCTTGAGCGGTACCGAACTGGCGCGACAGCTGAACGTCCCGGCCAATCGGATCAATGACATCATCCGGGGACGGCAGGAGATTTCCGCCGATACCGCGTTGCGGTTCGGGCGGTATTTCGGAACGACGGCGCGGTTCTGGTTGAATGCTCAGTCAGCCTACTCGTTATCAAAGGCCGAAGCCTGA
- a CDS encoding DUF4238 domain-containing protein: MTTPKKHHFVPQMLLRNFCDVDGKIWHYNKKFGKRRVISANPESIFFNTNLYRIETGQNNDLSAERYFSHMEGLAKPVIDKMCISARNGKIPALTDEDKKIWNMFLFLQWKRTPDSLSELKENVDMEVLINDCINDFGKIYRSLADEERRNYFTTNVKQRMSNNAWIMAIGHFGPEVEAAIRDMSIAIAVIRKSKKSFIIGSRPVAKLTPPSTSHLGHPGVEVWLPVASDVAIGIFAGKGKDLVIQLNDFEWLREFNFSIYIQSTVIAGRSERLVKSLITAR, from the coding sequence TTGACCACACCAAAAAAACACCACTTTGTCCCTCAGATGTTGTTAAGGAATTTCTGTGATGTTGACGGGAAAATATGGCATTACAATAAAAAATTTGGAAAAAGGCGCGTTATTTCCGCCAATCCTGAGAGTATTTTTTTCAACACGAATTTATATAGAATAGAAACCGGGCAAAACAATGATCTTTCAGCCGAACGCTATTTTTCCCATATGGAAGGGCTGGCGAAACCGGTCATTGATAAAATGTGCATATCTGCTCGCAACGGAAAAATACCAGCTCTTACGGATGAAGATAAAAAAATTTGGAACATGTTTCTATTTTTGCAATGGAAAAGGACTCCAGATTCATTGAGCGAACTAAAAGAAAACGTCGATATGGAAGTATTAATCAACGACTGCATCAACGATTTTGGCAAAATTTACCGTTCACTTGCAGACGAGGAACGAAGGAATTATTTCACTACAAATGTAAAACAACGTATGAGCAATAATGCTTGGATAATGGCGATCGGCCACTTTGGCCCTGAAGTTGAGGCGGCTATTCGCGACATGAGCATTGCGATCGCGGTCATTCGGAAATCAAAGAAAAGCTTCATCATCGGTAGCAGGCCAGTAGCCAAACTAACGCCGCCAAGCACAAGCCATCTAGGGCATCCGGGCGTAGAGGTGTGGCTTCCAGTCGCCTCCGACGTCGCAATCGGCATATTTGCCGGAAAAGGAAAAGACTTGGTCATCCAGCTAAATGACTTCGAATGGCTTCGAGAATTCAATTTTAGTATATATATCCAGTCAACTGTGATCGCAGGACGGTCAGAGCGTCTTGTGAAGTCTTTGATTACAGCCCGATGA
- a CDS encoding helix-turn-helix transcriptional regulator, translated as MELQTIEAPTHRRPPDAHLSPAEIDVEVGRRLRVYRVMAGVSQQRLGDLVGVTFQQIQKYERASNRISAGRLVRLAEVLGVRPAALLPGSTGAEEFPHPLPNLEAARAVSAITDPVHLRAVIQLAEHLGQSCCPAGRQGGREASATGCQEVA; from the coding sequence ATGGAATTGCAGACGATCGAGGCGCCGACCCACCGGCGTCCCCCGGATGCACACCTGTCACCCGCCGAGATCGACGTCGAAGTCGGGCGGCGGTTGCGGGTTTACCGGGTCATGGCTGGGGTGTCGCAACAACGGTTGGGAGATCTCGTTGGTGTGACGTTTCAGCAGATCCAGAAATACGAGCGGGCGTCCAACCGGATCTCTGCTGGTCGGCTGGTCCGGCTGGCCGAAGTTTTGGGCGTGCGTCCCGCGGCGTTGCTGCCGGGATCGACCGGAGCGGAGGAATTCCCGCATCCCCTGCCGAATCTGGAGGCGGCGCGGGCGGTAAGCGCCATCACAGACCCCGTGCATCTGCGGGCTGTGATTCAGTTGGCCGAGCATCTAGGCCAGTCGTGTTGTCCGGCCGGCAGGCAAGGGGGCAGGGAAGCGAGCGCAACGGGCTGTCAGGAGGTGGCATAA
- a CDS encoding helix-turn-helix transcriptional regulator — protein MGKISTRKLYPKWVMPIPGRLLHIEGMMHRIRTIRENKGWSRRQLASAAETSESQIVKLERGERRLTVEWLNRLAKALDVLPAEIIEDENIPRGNQPLINEDVGMKRVVLAGQAAPGLWQPIMTEDPVHYVTVPSFVGFPPVQADFVVQISGPATNLVYPDGSHVLCANADGPVGPVRSGDHVVAERIDGEKLERRVAEYRVDEMGNEWLWPLSDHRDHKAPLPVDSGETRISGIVVAMADIRAVPRGTARQTHKVHGDGNL, from the coding sequence ATGGGGAAGATTTCAACACGAAAATTGTACCCGAAATGGGTTATGCCCATTCCGGGTCGTCTGCTCCATATTGAGGGCATGATGCATAGAATTCGTACGATTCGGGAAAACAAGGGTTGGTCCAGACGGCAGCTTGCTAGTGCTGCCGAAACCAGCGAAAGCCAGATCGTGAAACTCGAGCGCGGTGAGCGGCGGCTTACCGTTGAGTGGCTGAATCGCTTGGCGAAGGCGCTAGACGTCCTTCCAGCGGAGATTATTGAAGACGAGAATATTCCTCGCGGAAATCAACCTTTAATAAACGAAGACGTTGGCATGAAGAGGGTTGTTCTGGCTGGGCAAGCAGCTCCCGGCCTTTGGCAGCCAATCATGACCGAGGATCCTGTGCACTACGTGACTGTTCCGTCGTTTGTTGGATTTCCGCCTGTTCAGGCGGATTTCGTCGTCCAGATTTCAGGGCCGGCGACAAACCTGGTTTATCCGGACGGGTCACACGTGCTCTGTGCGAACGCCGATGGCCCAGTTGGTCCCGTGCGATCCGGAGACCATGTGGTCGCTGAGCGGATCGACGGTGAGAAGCTGGAGCGACGAGTCGCGGAATATCGAGTCGATGAAATGGGAAACGAATGGTTGTGGCCCCTTTCGGATCATCGAGATCATAAAGCGCCGTTGCCAGTGGATTCTGGCGAGACCCGCATTTCAGGTATCGTTGTCGCAATGGCCGATATTCGGGCTGTGCCGCGCGGAACGGCGCGTCAGACCCACAAAGTCCATGGTGACGGCAACTTGTGA